A genome region from Mammaliicoccus sp. Marseille-Q6498 includes the following:
- a CDS encoding nuclease-related domain-containing protein, whose translation MNEQYYEIYIEAIKGRAELNEALLQKLQNKSSGDDGEDYFRAVLKCRDDLNVINNFQLNHNNHVQIDSIVIDDHAIHLFEIKNYKGIYTIDKSYIKNSYGGTITSPLIQLHRAEKELNNFCKSLGITLPIISKIVFTNPYFILKETTPQKDKIILPAEIGNIQNTFSNQFPENSLNIKRKLLSKRKDFYENYNFGITIPFSQIIPGIKCPACNRMFTVKIENQKQKCKCQYCKREMDKKYVYERNLLELWYLKRESFTMQEAMWWLGEEKISTVRRICNNTFKCSGKRYKKYFL comes from the coding sequence ATGAATGAACAATACTACGAAATTTATATTGAAGCTATAAAAGGGAGAGCAGAATTAAACGAAGCTTTGTTACAAAAACTTCAGAATAAATCAAGTGGAGATGATGGAGAAGATTATTTTCGTGCTGTTCTTAAATGCCGTGACGATCTCAATGTTATAAATAATTTTCAACTTAATCACAATAACCATGTGCAAATAGATTCAATTGTGATTGATGATCATGCCATTCATTTATTCGAAATTAAAAATTACAAAGGGATATACACAATAGACAAATCTTACATAAAAAATAGTTATGGCGGAACAATCACATCACCTCTCATACAATTGCACCGAGCCGAAAAAGAACTAAATAATTTTTGTAAAAGTTTAGGTATTACTTTACCAATTATTTCGAAAATCGTTTTTACAAACCCATATTTTATACTCAAAGAAACCACTCCTCAAAAAGATAAAATTATTTTACCCGCTGAAATAGGGAACATACAGAATACCTTTTCAAATCAATTTCCTGAAAATAGTTTAAATATAAAACGAAAATTATTATCTAAGAGAAAAGATTTTTATGAAAACTATAACTTCGGAATCACGATACCATTTAGTCAAATCATACCCGGAATAAAATGCCCAGCATGTAATCGAATGTTTACTGTCAAAATTGAAAATCAAAAACAAAAATGTAAATGCCAATATTGTAAAAGAGAGATGGACAAAAAATATGTATACGAACGCAATTTGCTAGAACTATGGTATTTAAAAAGAGAAAGTTTCACAATGCAAGAAGCAATGTGGTGGTTAGGAGAGGAGAAAATTAGTACAGTTAGAAGAATTTGCAATAATACTTTCAAGTGTTCAGGTAAACGCTATAAAAAATACTTTCTATAG
- a CDS encoding type 1 glutamine amidotransferase domain-containing protein, with protein sequence MSKKIAVVVTDLFEDVELTSPQKAYTDAGHEVVLIGEEKGKEITGKKGEKVKIDVGIDEANAADYDAVLLPGGFSPDLLRGDEKGRFGEFVKYFVQNEKPSFAICHGPQLLIDTDLLEGRTVTSFLSVRKDLQNAGAKVVDESVVVDNGIVTSRTPDDLEDFNRESLALLQ encoded by the coding sequence ATGAGTAAAAAAATCGCAGTAGTTGTAACAGATTTATTTGAAGACGTTGAATTAACAAGCCCACAAAAAGCATATACAGATGCAGGACATGAAGTTGTTCTTATTGGTGAAGAAAAAGGTAAAGAAATCACTGGTAAAAAAGGCGAAAAAGTTAAAATAGACGTAGGTATTGATGAAGCAAATGCAGCAGATTACGACGCAGTCTTACTTCCTGGTGGATTTTCTCCAGATTTATTACGTGGAGATGAAAAAGGTCGTTTTGGCGAATTCGTTAAATATTTCGTACAAAATGAAAAACCTTCATTCGCAATTTGTCACGGACCTCAATTATTAATTGATACTGATTTATTAGAAGGAAGAACTGTAACAAGTTTCTTATCTGTACGTAAAGACTTACAAAATGCAGGTGCAAAAGTCGTTGACGAATCTGTAGTAGTTGACAACGGTATTGTTACAAGTCGTACACCAGATGACTTAGAAGACTTTAACCGTGAATCACTAGCATTACTTCAATAA
- a CDS encoding ABC transporter ATP-binding protein has protein sequence MTQQILLRVVNATKYYYLNKDKNRLKSLFKLSHLERNIILKNVTVHLYRGEVLGIIGDQESGKEMIGKLMAKEIAPNIGKITNQEQTFHADVSHKVNDFQTLNEMIIRTLSLSDVKVKDIPNLQEQILNYAELTNKSLKTCQDISESEYAQLLISIVKFTQPTVAIFTNIIQYLNESFQIKFNELLNEQKENERAAVLIDDHIHSIERMSNYLVWFTYGQVRKEGTVKEVLSKYRDYYKKYNQIYDKDQKELYDLKWKISKQELPVAQDEEYKRMRKYQYGKIPKSIEKMIFYGITFIIGIVLAALFMFLGVGNSPSEKEQVTKQVIATNSEPTYTDKSAYVLSTKSGVELEPASKNSKEVLPQYGFVDVTGENQSKYRLQFDEKTYTTNKNNLYFFNPAGLYEDIEWSDLEKYVDGNYLNYIDFYNSFMHKSHKQVSNTLKTDKPNQFKEQIQGQKVHMIFNSDKKLTGFTFAIKNKDKLIKKYNITSDIWVVKSKGGYMMADLKENTWIYIQL, from the coding sequence ATGACACAGCAAATATTACTTAGAGTTGTAAATGCAACTAAATATTATTATTTAAATAAAGATAAAAACAGACTGAAATCATTGTTCAAATTAAGTCATTTAGAAAGAAACATTATTTTGAAAAATGTGACCGTGCATTTATACCGTGGTGAAGTATTAGGTATCATTGGTGATCAAGAATCTGGTAAAGAAATGATTGGCAAATTGATGGCTAAAGAAATTGCACCTAATATAGGGAAGATTACAAATCAAGAACAGACCTTTCATGCGGATGTATCACATAAAGTAAATGATTTTCAAACTTTGAATGAAATGATTATAAGAACATTGAGTTTATCTGATGTAAAAGTTAAAGATATTCCCAACTTACAAGAACAAATTTTAAATTATGCAGAACTTACAAACAAATCTTTAAAGACTTGCCAAGATATATCTGAAAGTGAATACGCACAACTATTAATAAGTATTGTCAAATTCACTCAACCTACAGTTGCAATATTTACGAATATTATTCAATATTTGAACGAATCATTCCAAATAAAATTCAATGAACTTTTGAATGAACAAAAAGAAAATGAAAGAGCTGCTGTATTGATAGATGACCATATTCATTCAATAGAAAGAATGAGTAACTATCTTGTATGGTTTACATATGGGCAAGTAAGAAAAGAAGGTACAGTGAAAGAAGTTCTATCTAAGTATAGAGATTATTATAAGAAATATAATCAAATTTATGATAAAGATCAAAAGGAATTATATGATCTAAAATGGAAAATATCAAAACAAGAATTACCTGTTGCACAAGATGAAGAGTACAAAAGAATGCGTAAATACCAATACGGTAAAATTCCAAAATCTATAGAAAAAATGATATTTTACGGCATTACTTTTATAATTGGTATCGTATTAGCAGCATTATTTATGTTTTTAGGTGTAGGAAATTCACCATCTGAAAAAGAACAAGTCACTAAGCAAGTTATTGCTACAAATAGTGAACCTACATATACAGATAAATCGGCATATGTTTTATCAACAAAATCTGGAGTAGAATTAGAACCAGCTTCAAAAAATAGTAAAGAAGTATTACCGCAATATGGATTTGTTGATGTAACAGGTGAGAACCAATCTAAATACAGATTACAATTTGATGAAAAAACATATACCACAAATAAAAATAACTTATACTTCTTTAATCCAGCAGGCTTATATGAAGATATTGAATGGTCTGATTTAGAAAAATATGTAGATGGCAATTATTTAAATTATATAGACTTTTATAATAGTTTCATGCATAAAAGCCATAAACAAGTTTCAAATACTTTGAAAACGGACAAACCAAATCAATTCAAAGAACAAATTCAAGGACAAAAAGTTCATATGATATTTAATAGTGATAAAAAATTAACTGGATTTACTTTTGCTATTAAAAATAAGGATAAACTCATTAAGAAATATAACATTACAAGTGATATATGGGTTGTTAAGTCTAAAGGTGGATACATGATGGCTGATTTGAAAGAAAATACATGGATATATATTCAATTGTAG
- a CDS encoding ABC transporter permease, whose amino-acid sequence MNELFEQHIKHFPHMIKYCYFEVRNHYKYYLYALGVMLLLLILTFGQLMIRDTIDVQRSTSFFRLVGFYAYIWVFLSLFHAEKTVRKQGALYNRLSVPYYVGTSAQVFLGMIMFLIIVTITGIVSTSMTTVIEVNHLGFFYYLVMAYILLVPLASIIGLLGKYIYKTRFVVFGLLILLLFLIPIIYVPENMYAVWVNVLKLNPLFYIINGFQQTMILGNASVTNLPYHILFYFEVSMIYLVWININRAYKARYFEEDK is encoded by the coding sequence ATGAACGAATTATTTGAACAACATATCAAACACTTTCCGCATATGATAAAATACTGTTACTTTGAAGTTCGAAATCATTATAAATATTATTTATATGCTTTAGGCGTTATGTTGTTATTACTAATATTAACATTTGGGCAACTTATGATTAGAGATACTATCGATGTACAACGTTCAACGTCATTTTTTAGACTAGTAGGATTTTACGCTTATATATGGGTGTTCTTATCACTATTTCATGCTGAAAAAACTGTGAGAAAACAAGGTGCACTATATAATAGATTATCCGTACCATATTATGTTGGAACATCCGCACAAGTATTTTTAGGTATGATCATGTTCTTAATTATTGTGACAATAACAGGCATAGTATCGACAAGTATGACAACAGTAATTGAAGTTAATCATTTAGGATTCTTTTATTATTTAGTAATGGCATATATTTTACTTGTACCATTAGCTTCAATAATTGGATTACTAGGTAAATATATTTATAAAACGAGATTTGTCGTATTTGGTTTATTAATTTTATTACTCTTTTTAATACCAATCATTTATGTACCTGAAAATATGTATGCAGTGTGGGTTAACGTATTAAAATTAAATCCGTTATTCTACATTATAAATGGATTCCAACAAACGATGATACTCGGTAACGCATCCGTAACAAACTTACCGTATCACATACTATTTTATTTTGAAGTATCTATGATTTACTTAGTTTGGATAAATATAAATAGAGCGTATAAAGCTAGATATTTTGAAGAAGATAAATAA
- a CDS encoding metal-dependent hydrolase: MDTGTHVVMGVALTGLATLDPHVTPTFAAVATGVMIGSQIPDIDTVLKFKNNAIYVKNHRGITHSIPFTLLWPLILTFLIFVLFPRVDVLHIWLWTQLAVFFHVFVDIFNSYGTQALRPISNKWIQLSIINTFDPIIFVAHLIAILFWTLGQSPAISFGTLYIALALYYIIRFMIQNAIKKQALKQIQEEHNPVKIFVAPTIRFMEWRIAIQTETHDYVGRSYGRNVAFNDVFKRQAFPNDHILKYAKYDKNLQSFLSFSSIYRWDVTRIDNQTTELRFIDLRYLKNGHYPFVAILHLDDEMKVMSSYIGWVFTEEKLMKKLEA, from the coding sequence ATGGATACGGGTACGCATGTTGTTATGGGCGTTGCTTTAACTGGACTTGCAACATTAGACCCACATGTTACACCAACGTTTGCTGCTGTGGCAACCGGTGTAATGATTGGATCTCAAATACCAGATATAGATACAGTATTAAAATTTAAAAATAATGCAATTTACGTAAAAAATCATAGAGGCATTACACATTCCATACCATTCACATTATTATGGCCGTTAATATTAACCTTTTTGATATTTGTTCTTTTTCCACGAGTTGATGTATTACACATTTGGTTATGGACACAACTCGCAGTATTCTTTCATGTTTTTGTAGATATATTCAATTCATACGGGACACAAGCATTACGGCCAATATCAAATAAATGGATACAATTAAGCATTATAAACACTTTCGATCCAATTATTTTCGTAGCACATTTAATTGCCATTTTATTTTGGACACTTGGACAAAGTCCTGCAATATCATTCGGGACATTATACATTGCACTTGCCTTATACTACATCATTAGATTTATGATTCAAAATGCAATTAAAAAACAAGCTTTAAAACAAATCCAAGAAGAACATAATCCTGTAAAAATATTTGTCGCACCAACTATCCGGTTTATGGAGTGGCGCATAGCCATTCAAACCGAAACACACGATTATGTTGGAAGAAGTTACGGAAGAAACGTAGCATTTAACGACGTCTTCAAAAGACAAGCATTTCCAAACGACCACATATTAAAATATGCAAAATACGATAAAAACTTACAATCATTTTTAAGCTTTAGTTCCATATACAGATGGGACGTTACAAGAATAGACAACCAAACAACCGAATTAAGATTTATCGACTTAAGATATTTAAAAAATGGACATTACCCTTTCGTAGCTATATTACATTTAGACGATGAAATGAAAGTTATGTCATCATATATAGGTTGGGTATTTACAGAAGAAAAACTGATGAAGAAATTAGAAGCATAA
- a CDS encoding SE1561 family protein translates to MSQKTSLSEIKQRLSEFLDEFEAMDPKDMEVSDIDEWIALLDELEKKVQSMHE, encoded by the coding sequence ATGAGTCAAAAAACGTCACTAAGTGAAATTAAACAGAGGTTATCGGAATTTTTAGATGAATTTGAAGCGATGGACCCTAAAGATATGGAAGTATCCGATATTGATGAATGGATTGCTTTGTTAGATGAGCTCGAGAAAAAAGTTCAATCTATGCATGAATAA
- a CDS encoding glycosyltransferase, whose protein sequence is MGLFKKKQNDISQPSSQEDVQYRRYQHYYQEPIQPRKRKRVSKLFGILAILIILIIVFYLAVMYMWSRTSDVDDLAKIEDKPTFVSAENMPDYTKNAFVAVEDKRFYDHDGIDIRGVSRALAVSLKNGELTQGGSTITQQVVKNYFYTNETQLTRKVKEMFVAKRVEDKYSKNDILSYYANNIYFGANNYTIEEAANYYFGATVDKNNQNLPQVTVLQSAILASVVNAPSNFDINNISDSYMTRIKTTLEKMKQQKYITDSQYKQAINELNQ, encoded by the coding sequence ATGGGGCTATTTAAAAAGAAGCAAAATGATATTTCACAACCAAGTTCTCAAGAAGACGTTCAATATAGAAGATATCAACATTATTATCAAGAACCTATTCAACCTAGAAAAAGAAAAAGAGTATCTAAATTATTTGGTATTCTAGCAATATTAATTATATTGATAATCGTATTTTATTTAGCAGTTATGTATATGTGGTCAAGAACTTCTGATGTTGACGATTTAGCCAAAATAGAAGATAAGCCAACATTTGTTTCTGCAGAAAATATGCCTGATTATACGAAAAATGCATTCGTTGCAGTTGAAGATAAAAGATTTTATGATCATGATGGAATTGATATAAGAGGTGTATCTAGAGCGTTAGCCGTTTCATTGAAAAATGGTGAACTAACTCAAGGTGGCAGCACAATTACGCAGCAAGTTGTAAAAAATTATTTTTACACAAATGAAACGCAATTAACTAGAAAAGTAAAAGAAATGTTTGTAGCGAAACGAGTGGAAGATAAATATAGTAAAAATGATATATTAAGTTATTACGCAAATAATATTTATTTTGGTGCTAATAATTACACAATTGAAGAAGCAGCTAATTACTATTTTGGTGCGACAGTTGATAAAAATAATCAAAACCTTCCACAAGTTACAGTTTTACAAAGTGCAATACTAGCAAGTGTAGTAAATGCACCTTCGAATTTTGATATAAATAATATTAGTGATAGTTACATGACACGAATTAAAACAACTTTAGAGAAGATGAAACAACAAAAATATATAACCGATTCACAATACAAGCAAGCTATAAATGAATTAAATCAATAA
- a CDS encoding YfhH family protein codes for MNEDKKFVEMTEYELKTAIADYREKMRKAETMGVINEYEVYKRKALIAESYLVDTSKIEVGKVYGLIGDTPTYFKVERINGVFAWGFRLKGSKIEEGIPVSLLQL; via the coding sequence ATGAATGAAGATAAAAAATTTGTAGAGATGACAGAGTACGAATTAAAGACAGCTATTGCCGATTATAGAGAAAAGATGAGAAAAGCAGAAACAATGGGTGTCATCAATGAATATGAAGTTTACAAAAGAAAAGCACTCATAGCAGAAAGTTACCTTGTAGATACTTCGAAAATAGAAGTCGGTAAAGTATACGGTTTAATAGGGGATACACCTACCTATTTTAAAGTCGAAAGAATAAATGGTGTATTTGCTTGGGGATTTAGATTGAAAGGTTCAAAAATTGAAGAAGGCATTCCTGTAAGTCTTCTACAACTATAA
- the recX gene encoding recombination regulator RecX: MKVLKITKIEVQKKNKERLNLYINEQFEMGIDQATYIYFNLRKDMEISKGLLQEIQDYDQYRQALNKAIVYISHKKRTKHEVEQYLSEKEYSNDLIDQVVEYCETNKYINHEDYIESLKNTILKTTDKGPDHFERVAKEKGIETNLILTYKEKFEQEMAEDRIPNIAKKIMQKKKQPPNRLKQTIVQTLQQRGYAFSLINEHLTDLNIEPTSDDVENILMKDLEKVYNKYQRKYNGYELKSHVIQALVRKGYTFDMINDKLRESGIVDE, encoded by the coding sequence ATGAAAGTGCTTAAAATAACTAAAATTGAAGTTCAGAAGAAAAATAAAGAGCGATTAAATTTATATATTAATGAACAATTTGAGATGGGCATCGATCAAGCCACTTATATATACTTTAATTTAAGAAAAGATATGGAGATTTCAAAAGGACTTCTTCAAGAAATTCAAGATTATGATCAATATAGACAAGCTCTAAACAAAGCGATTGTATACATATCACATAAGAAAAGAACGAAACATGAAGTAGAACAATACTTATCAGAGAAAGAATATTCGAATGACCTTATCGACCAAGTTGTTGAATATTGTGAAACGAATAAGTACATAAATCACGAAGACTATATTGAGAGTTTGAAAAACACCATTTTAAAAACAACTGATAAAGGTCCGGATCATTTTGAAAGAGTTGCTAAAGAAAAAGGTATAGAAACAAATTTGATTTTAACTTATAAAGAAAAATTTGAACAAGAAATGGCAGAGGATCGCATTCCTAACATAGCTAAAAAAATCATGCAAAAAAAGAAACAACCTCCTAATAGACTTAAACAGACCATTGTTCAAACGCTCCAACAAAGAGGCTATGCATTTTCACTTATCAATGAACATTTAACAGACTTAAACATTGAACCAACGTCAGATGATGTTGAAAATATTTTGATGAAAGATTTAGAAAAGGTATATAATAAGTATCAAAGGAAATATAATGGATATGAATTAAAATCACATGTCATTCAAGCTTTAGTAAGAAAAGGTTATACTTTTGATATGATTAATGACAAATTAAGAGAAAGTGGTATTGTAGATGAATGA
- a CDS encoding pyruvate oxidase: protein MAKIKSNDALVQVLKNWQIDHVYGLPGDSIDKVIDALKKEEDNIKFYQVRHEEVGTLAASSYTKLTGKIAVALSIGGPGAIHMLNGMYDAKMDNVPMLVLAGQTDSKLLGTKFFQEVNLPALFEDVAVYNKQIDSAENIHEVVDEAIKTAYAKKGVAVLTLPNDLLAEKIEDRVPRETYEFQNAVTYADDVDVKRAAELINKSKKPVVLTGVGAKNAKDELLSFIDHIDAPGLITLPAKGIIPDKHPNFMGNLGKIGTKPAFEASKDADLLILVGTNYPYVNYLPDKDIPCIQIDINKDTIGKRFNVDVGLVGDTKNILEALIKETNSVTDRKFLKACQENMRLWNKWLDEDRADKSLPIRPEKLMAEIEKITTKDTVFSVDVGTSTVWSTRYLRLDHNHQFITSSWLGTMGCALPGAIASKIANPDKQAIAITGDGGLSMVMQDFVTAVLYKLPIIVVVLNNQELSFIKYEQQAAGELEYAIDLGDIDFAKFADSCGGIGYNVTDVDEIAPTLEKAKNANKPVIVNVKVDPDAAPLPGKIVWDEARGYATFEIRNVLEENRLEKMPPLKTLIRRFF from the coding sequence ATGGCAAAAATAAAATCAAACGATGCACTAGTACAAGTCTTAAAAAATTGGCAAATTGATCACGTGTACGGTCTTCCTGGTGATTCAATTGACAAAGTGATAGATGCATTGAAAAAAGAAGAAGACAATATCAAATTCTATCAAGTTAGACACGAAGAAGTTGGTACATTAGCTGCAAGTAGTTATACAAAACTAACAGGTAAAATAGCTGTTGCTTTAAGTATCGGCGGACCTGGGGCAATACACATGTTAAACGGTATGTATGACGCTAAAATGGATAATGTCCCTATGTTAGTATTAGCTGGCCAAACAGATTCTAAATTATTAGGTACGAAATTTTTCCAAGAAGTGAACTTACCAGCACTATTTGAAGATGTTGCTGTATACAATAAACAAATTGATTCTGCTGAAAATATTCACGAAGTTGTAGATGAAGCGATTAAAACTGCATATGCTAAAAAAGGTGTCGCAGTATTAACGTTACCAAATGATCTTTTAGCAGAAAAAATCGAAGACAGAGTGCCAAGAGAAACGTATGAATTCCAAAACGCTGTCACTTACGCTGACGATGTTGACGTAAAAAGAGCGGCAGAATTGATTAATAAAAGTAAAAAACCTGTCGTATTAACAGGTGTCGGTGCTAAAAATGCGAAAGACGAACTACTATCTTTCATAGATCATATCGATGCACCAGGTTTAATCACATTACCTGCAAAAGGTATCATACCTGACAAACACCCTAACTTTATGGGTAACTTAGGTAAAATCGGGACTAAACCAGCATTCGAAGCTTCAAAAGACGCTGACCTTTTAATCTTAGTTGGTACAAATTATCCGTATGTAAATTATTTACCTGATAAAGATATACCATGTATTCAAATAGATATTAACAAAGACACAATCGGTAAACGATTCAATGTAGATGTTGGTCTAGTTGGAGATACTAAAAATATACTTGAAGCTTTAATAAAAGAAACAAACAGCGTTACTGATCGTAAATTCCTTAAAGCATGTCAAGAAAACATGAGACTATGGAATAAATGGTTAGACGAAGACAGAGCTGATAAAAGTCTTCCAATCAGACCAGAAAAATTAATGGCAGAAATAGAAAAAATAACAACGAAAGATACAGTATTCTCTGTAGATGTCGGTACCTCTACTGTATGGAGCACACGTTATTTACGCTTAGATCATAACCATCAATTTATAACATCATCATGGTTAGGTACGATGGGATGTGCATTACCAGGCGCAATAGCAAGTAAAATAGCTAATCCAGACAAACAAGCCATTGCTATAACTGGTGATGGTGGTTTATCCATGGTAATGCAAGATTTCGTAACAGCTGTGTTATATAAATTACCAATCATCGTAGTTGTATTAAATAACCAAGAACTGTCATTCATTAAATACGAACAACAAGCAGCAGGCGAATTAGAATATGCAATTGATTTAGGCGATATTGATTTCGCTAAATTTGCTGACAGCTGTGGCGGAATTGGCTACAACGTAACAGACGTAGATGAAATCGCACCAACTTTAGAAAAAGCCAAAAACGCAAACAAACCCGTAATCGTAAATGTAAAAGTAGACCCAGACGCAGCCCCATTACCAGGTAAAATCGTATGGGACGAAGCACGCGGTTACGCTACATTTGAAATCAGAAATGTATTAGAAGAAAACAGACTAGAAAAAATGCCACCACTGAAAACACTCATCAGAAGATTCTTCTAG